From Hydrogenimonas thermophila, the proteins below share one genomic window:
- a CDS encoding McrB family protein has product MNIRVGMGYHTKEDRKDLKTAFEYYKEQGQIEFVTFHQSYGYEEFIEGLKAETDEDSDIKYEVKSGIFKELAERAKINFEDSQKEQTFKFQELLYDFLNDVEDTLNNGNEYFLNQKVTIKSINKNKHGDFVSFTLGGSVKSDQRLTKDIIERDLKKFIDKEIETADDIKPKFESKNKRHGNAIYYFLLFEAIEKFKNKQHKNYYENSEELKNYILIIDEINRGNISKIFGELITLIEPSKRLGADEEIRVKLPYSGDSEEPFGVPQNLYILGTMNTADRSIALIDTALRRRFDFEEMMPDLSVLSSDDQKIKDYNSDDEQENDLKIEGINIRLLLKKINQRIEYLYDRDHTIGHAYFMCLKDTKNDKKNELDNIFKNKIIPLLQEYFYDDWEKIQIVLGDHPEQFKKKTNITNISDYQFIQNKDVKEKDILGFDHPDIDNDGIEYNINSNFKKEAYIKIYGNYPLTKESQNDA; this is encoded by the coding sequence TATAAAGAGCAAGGTCAAATAGAGTTTGTAACTTTTCATCAAAGTTATGGATATGAAGAGTTTATTGAAGGATTGAAAGCAGAAACAGATGAAGATAGTGATATAAAATATGAAGTTAAAAGTGGTATTTTTAAAGAACTTGCAGAAAGAGCAAAAATAAACTTCGAAGATAGCCAAAAAGAACAAACTTTTAAGTTTCAAGAATTATTGTATGACTTTTTAAATGATGTTGAAGATACTTTGAACAATGGTAATGAATATTTTTTAAATCAAAAAGTAACAATTAAAAGTATTAATAAAAATAAACACGGTGATTTTGTATCTTTTACACTTGGGGGAAGCGTAAAAAGTGATCAAAGATTAACAAAAGATATAATCGAAAGAGATTTAAAGAAATTTATAGATAAAGAGATAGAAACAGCAGATGATATAAAACCAAAATTTGAATCAAAAAATAAAAGACATGGTAATGCAATATATTACTTTTTACTATTTGAAGCTATCGAAAAGTTTAAAAATAAACAACATAAAAATTATTATGAAAATTCAGAAGAATTAAAAAACTACATCCTCATCATCGACGAAATAAACAGAGGAAATATCTCCAAAATCTTTGGTGAACTCATAACTCTCATTGAACCGTCCAAGCGATTAGGTGCAGATGAAGAGATTAGAGTTAAACTTCCTTATAGTGGAGATAGTGAAGAGCCATTTGGAGTACCGCAAAATCTTTACATCTTAGGCACTATGAACACAGCCGACAGAAGCATTGCACTCATTGACACTGCACTTAGACGAAGATTTGATTTTGAAGAGATGATGCCAGATTTATCTGTATTGTCAAGTGATGATCAAAAAATAAAAGACTATAACTCTGACGACGAACAAGAAAATGATCTAAAAATAGAAGGCATAAATATTCGTCTGCTTTTAAAGAAAATAAACCAAAGAATAGAGTATCTTTACGATCGAGATCACACTATAGGTCACGCCTATTTTATGTGTTTGAAAGATACTAAAAATGATAAAAAGAATGAATTAGATAATATCTTCAAAAACAAAATCATCCCCCTACTCCAAGAGTATTTTTATGATGATTGGGAGAAGATACAGATCGTTTTAGGCGATCATCCAGAACAATTTAAAAAGAAGACTAATATCACTAACATTAGTGATTATCAATTTATACAAAACAAAGATGTAAAAGAGAAAGATATTTTAGGTTTTGATCATCCTGACATAGATAACGATGGTATCGAGTACAATATAAACTCAAACTTTAAAAAAGAGGCTTACATTAAGATCTATGGCAATTATCCATTAACAAAAGAGAGCCAAAACGATGCATAA